One window of Corynebacterium doosanense CAU 212 = DSM 45436 genomic DNA carries:
- the lysA gene encoding diaminopimelate decarboxylase gives MSDFNGLPPHVWPRNATRQEDGVVTLAGVPLPDIAEEYGTPVFIVDEDDFRTRCRDMAAAFGGPANVHYASKAFLTRTIARWVDEEELNLDVASENELSVALRAGFPAERITAHGNNKTPSFLRACVREGVGHVVLDNHGELELLDLIARGAGKAQPVLIRVTPGVEAHTNEMIATAHEDQKFGLSLADGAAWAAAEAAVRAENLELIGLHCHIGSQVFDAVGFSLAAERVLGLYKRIHDELGVRLPKLDLGGGYGIAYTADQRPLDVLSVAGELLSAVSRTAEEMGIEAPTVLVEPGRAIVGPSTVTVYEVGFTKTISVSDDAFRRYVAVDGGMSDNIRPALYQAEYDGRVVNRFVDGVETATRIVGSHCESGDILINDELYPDDITTGDLFATANTGAYGYAMASNYNLFSRPAVVSVRAGEVTPMLRRETVEDLLHLEA, from the coding sequence ATGAGCGACTTCAACGGCCTGCCGCCACACGTCTGGCCGCGCAACGCCACGCGGCAGGAGGACGGCGTGGTCACCCTCGCCGGGGTGCCGCTCCCGGACATCGCCGAGGAATACGGCACGCCCGTGTTCATCGTCGACGAGGACGATTTCCGCACCCGCTGCCGCGACATGGCCGCGGCCTTCGGCGGGCCGGCGAACGTGCATTACGCGTCCAAGGCCTTTCTCACCCGGACGATCGCCCGATGGGTCGACGAGGAGGAACTCAACCTCGACGTCGCCTCCGAGAACGAGCTCTCGGTGGCCCTGCGCGCCGGGTTCCCCGCCGAGCGCATCACCGCGCACGGCAACAACAAGACCCCGTCCTTCCTGCGGGCGTGTGTCCGTGAGGGGGTGGGTCACGTCGTCCTGGACAACCACGGAGAGCTGGAGCTGCTCGATCTCATCGCCCGCGGGGCCGGGAAGGCCCAGCCCGTGCTCATCCGGGTCACCCCGGGTGTGGAGGCGCACACCAACGAGATGATCGCCACCGCGCACGAGGACCAGAAGTTCGGCCTCTCGCTCGCCGACGGGGCCGCCTGGGCCGCCGCCGAGGCCGCGGTCCGCGCGGAGAACCTCGAGCTCATCGGCCTGCACTGCCACATCGGCTCCCAGGTGTTCGACGCCGTCGGGTTCTCCCTGGCCGCCGAGCGGGTGCTGGGGCTGTACAAACGCATCCATGACGAGCTGGGGGTCAGGCTCCCGAAGCTGGACCTCGGCGGCGGCTACGGAATCGCCTACACCGCCGATCAGCGTCCCCTCGACGTGCTCTCGGTGGCGGGGGAGCTGCTCAGTGCGGTCTCCCGGACCGCCGAGGAGATGGGCATCGAGGCGCCCACCGTGCTCGTCGAGCCGGGGCGCGCCATCGTCGGGCCCTCGACGGTGACGGTCTACGAGGTCGGCTTCACCAAAACCATCTCCGTCAGCGACGACGCGTTCCGCCGCTATGTCGCCGTCGACGGCGGCATGAGCGACAACATCCGCCCCGCGCTCTACCAGGCGGAATACGACGGCCGCGTGGTCAACCGCTTCGTCGACGGGGTGGAGACCGCGACGCGCATCGTCGGTTCGCACTGCGAGTCCGGCGACATCCTCATCAATGACGAGCTCTACCCGGACGACATCACCACCGGGGACCTCTTCGCCACCGCCAACACGGGCGCCTACGGCTACGCCATGGCCTCGAACTACAACCTCTTCTCCCGCCCCGCCGTGGTCTCCGTGCGGGCGGGGGAGGTCACCCCCATGCTGCGGCGCGAAACCGTGGAAGATCTGCTGCATCTCGAGGCTTAG
- a CDS encoding homoserine dehydrogenase, which translates to MTAQETTTQPAGKPVGVAVLGMGTVGTEVVRLLRENADDFTHRIGGPVELRGIAVSDLGKDRPGIDRALLTDDALSLVNRDDVDIVVEVIGGIDYPRELILAALNAGKSVVTANKALVAAHADALSEAADNAGVDLYFEAAVAAAIPVVGMLRRSLAGDRIERIFGIVNGTTNFILDAMTSTGATYEDALAEATRLGYAEADPTADVEGHDAASKAAILASLGFHTRVNFDDVYCEGITRITAEDIDAATKVGYTIKLLAICEKITGDDGEEQVTARVHPTLIPSSHPLASVSKSYNAIYVDAEAAGSLMFYGNGAGGDPTASAVLGDLVGAARNKVHGGRAPGDSTYANLAVADFGDVPTRYHIDMLVNDRTGVLADIATRFSAKGISLRTVRQEEQERHSHARLIVVTHQAREADLRDMVAELEASEDVQKVSSVIRLDG; encoded by the coding sequence ATGACGGCTCAAGAGACCACGACCCAGCCCGCCGGCAAACCAGTCGGAGTCGCCGTTCTCGGTATGGGAACCGTCGGCACCGAGGTCGTGCGCCTGCTGCGCGAGAACGCCGACGACTTCACCCACCGCATCGGCGGGCCCGTCGAGCTGCGCGGCATCGCCGTGTCCGACCTCGGCAAGGACCGTCCCGGCATCGACCGGGCACTGCTTACCGACGACGCGCTCTCGCTCGTCAACCGCGACGACGTCGACATCGTGGTCGAGGTCATCGGCGGCATCGACTACCCGCGCGAGCTCATCCTCGCCGCGCTCAACGCCGGCAAGTCCGTGGTCACGGCCAACAAGGCCCTGGTCGCCGCCCACGCCGACGCACTCTCCGAGGCCGCGGACAACGCCGGGGTGGACCTCTACTTCGAGGCCGCCGTGGCTGCGGCGATCCCCGTGGTGGGTATGCTGCGCCGCTCGCTCGCCGGCGACCGCATCGAGCGCATCTTCGGCATCGTCAACGGCACCACCAACTTCATCCTCGATGCCATGACCTCCACGGGGGCGACCTACGAGGACGCGCTCGCCGAGGCGACCCGCCTGGGATACGCGGAGGCGGACCCCACGGCGGACGTCGAGGGCCACGACGCCGCGTCGAAGGCCGCCATCCTCGCCTCCCTGGGATTCCACACCCGGGTGAACTTCGACGACGTCTACTGCGAGGGCATCACCCGGATCACCGCCGAGGACATCGACGCGGCCACCAAGGTGGGCTACACCATCAAGCTGCTGGCCATCTGCGAAAAGATCACCGGCGATGACGGCGAGGAGCAGGTCACCGCCCGGGTGCACCCCACCCTGATCCCCAGCTCCCACCCGCTGGCCTCGGTGAGCAAGTCCTACAACGCCATCTACGTCGACGCGGAGGCCGCGGGTTCGCTGATGTTCTACGGCAACGGGGCCGGGGGAGACCCGACCGCCTCCGCGGTGCTCGGCGACCTCGTCGGCGCCGCGCGCAACAAGGTGCACGGCGGCCGCGCCCCGGGCGACAGCACCTACGCCAACCTCGCCGTGGCCGACTTCGGCGACGTGCCCACCCGCTACCACATCGACATGCTGGTCAACGACCGCACCGGCGTGCTCGCGGACATCGCGACGCGTTTCTCCGCCAAGGGAATCTCCCTGCGCACCGTGCGCCAGGAGGAGCAGGAGCGGCACTCCCACGCCCGCCTCATCGTGGTCACGCACCAGGCCCGCGAGGCCGATCTGCGCGACATGGTGGCCGAGCTCGAGGCCTCCGAGGACGTGCAGAAGGTCTCCAGCGTCATCCGGCTGGACGGCTAG
- the thrB gene encoding homoserine kinase: MSTELVPGTSVKVTVPGSSANLGPGFDTLGLALSIYDVVEVEVTASGLEIDIFGEGADDLPRDSSHLVVRAIHSGLAAAGVTAPGLHVTCHNAIPQSRGLGSSAAAAAAGVVAANALAGGPLDADQLVQLASAFEGHPDNAAASVLGGAVVSWTDIPVDGRSEARYRAVPIPVHESMRATAIVPDFHASTHAVRKVLPEQVTHLDARFNVSRVAVMVAALQHYPELLAEGTRDRLHQPYRADVLPVTAEWVNRLRNRGYAAYLSGAGPTIMVLSTEPVEERFLREAREDGHRVLELSVAGPTRVDS, encoded by the coding sequence ATGAGCACTGAACTGGTTCCCGGAACCTCCGTCAAGGTGACCGTGCCCGGCTCCTCGGCCAACCTCGGCCCGGGGTTTGACACCCTCGGCCTGGCGCTGAGCATCTACGACGTCGTCGAGGTCGAGGTCACCGCATCCGGCCTGGAGATCGACATCTTCGGCGAGGGCGCGGACGACCTGCCGCGCGACAGCTCCCACCTCGTGGTGCGTGCCATCCACTCCGGCCTCGCCGCGGCGGGGGTCACGGCTCCCGGCCTGCACGTGACCTGCCACAACGCCATTCCGCAGTCCCGCGGGCTGGGTTCCTCGGCCGCCGCGGCCGCGGCCGGTGTCGTGGCGGCGAACGCCCTGGCCGGCGGCCCGCTCGACGCGGACCAGCTGGTCCAGCTCGCGTCCGCCTTCGAGGGCCACCCCGACAATGCGGCGGCCAGCGTGCTCGGCGGCGCTGTGGTCTCGTGGACGGACATCCCCGTCGATGGGCGCAGCGAGGCCCGCTACCGCGCGGTGCCCATCCCCGTGCACGAGTCTATGCGCGCCACGGCCATCGTGCCCGACTTTCACGCGTCCACCCACGCGGTGCGCAAGGTCCTGCCCGAGCAGGTGACGCATCTCGACGCCCGTTTCAACGTCTCCCGCGTGGCCGTCATGGTGGCTGCCCTGCAGCACTACCCCGAGCTACTCGCCGAGGGAACCAGGGACCGACTGCACCAGCCCTACCGTGCGGATGTCCTGCCGGTGACCGCGGAGTGGGTCAACCGGCTACGCAACCGCGGCTACGCGGCCTACCTCTCCGGGGCGGGGCCGACGATTATGGTGCTGTCGACGGAGCCGGTGGAGGAGCGGTTCCTCCGCGAGGCACGCGAGGACGGCCATCGGGTGCTGGAGCTCAGCGTCGCCGGCCCCACCCGGGTGGACAGCTAG
- a CDS encoding helix-turn-helix transcriptional regulator translates to MGENTPPRPATELFPESLKLSPKQREVLRTLQQLTAGARASDVADALGMHVNTARGHLDELVAHGAVRVFPAPAQGRGRPSLIFQVRVPDNRTVADEYVTLIEMMADSIDPDSARDIGRRWARRMAEEGHEPHDVDSAASRIHTMLRDMGFDPTLPEHPDTPDSTTLTLQSCPFVTATGGRPSDFVCRVHDGFLAETVSDGVDSHVEPMAADGQCLVHLSRQAKN, encoded by the coding sequence ATGGGCGAGAACACCCCTCCCCGGCCAGCCACGGAGCTGTTCCCGGAATCGCTGAAACTCAGCCCCAAGCAGCGTGAGGTTCTGCGCACCCTGCAGCAGCTGACCGCCGGGGCGCGCGCCTCTGATGTCGCCGACGCGCTGGGCATGCACGTCAACACCGCCCGCGGCCACCTCGATGAGCTCGTCGCCCACGGCGCCGTGCGGGTGTTCCCCGCCCCGGCGCAGGGGCGCGGCCGCCCCTCGCTGATCTTCCAGGTCCGGGTACCCGACAACCGCACGGTCGCCGACGAATACGTCACGCTCATTGAGATGATGGCCGACTCCATCGACCCGGACAGCGCCCGCGACATCGGCCGCCGCTGGGCACGGCGCATGGCGGAAGAGGGCCATGAGCCCCATGACGTCGACTCCGCCGCGTCGCGCATTCACACGATGCTGCGGGACATGGGCTTCGACCCCACCCTGCCCGAACACCCGGACACCCCGGACAGCACCACGCTGACGCTGCAGTCCTGCCCCTTTGTCACCGCCACGGGCGGGCGGCCCTCCGACTTCGTGTGCCGGGTCCACGACGGGTTCCTCGCCGAGACCGTCAGCGACGGGGTGGACTCCCACGTCGAACCGATGGCTGCGGACGGCCAGTGCCTGGTCCACCTGTCCCGGCAGGCGAAGAACTAG
- a CDS encoding ATP-binding cassette domain-containing protein yields the protein MATPRPIQPRTPAIVIVAGVFAALYLLFPVLALATRVPWADLGAILSEPDVQELLRLTLTAAALSTLITIAVGVPLAVWMQSMRRGSGFARLLVLLPLAMPPVVSGLALSAAIGNNGLLAPVLDALGWQFAFAFAGVVAAHVFISLPFVVVTVDAALRQQDREVTASAAGIGMSPGRILRSITLPTIAPAIATGAGLAFARSLGEFGTTITFAGSMPGKTRTVSLAVYLEREVDRDGAYALGAVLIILAILVLALAALPGLFRREPHPRPRPIAPLDPARLRCLTAPESGAEVEVEVDGVSTTFPRDRITAVVGPNGSGKSTLVGMIAGRLTGARVTVGGQRVDKQPAHRRGVVLLTQKPGLPRVAKVSGAVTMATRDPARTRELLNAAGLSSLHDLPVASLSGGQAAQVALVRALATRPRVLILDEPLAAIDVSSAARWRQLLRAAAADRTTLMVTHDPLDVAGLSDQLVALEAGRVSAAGDTGELLRVPPSDFIARISGLNRLTGVISEVKTDSVTVSNDNLTITGTLPEGVSASVGDGAVVTIAPEATVLRLPAATDPTESARNVWPGTVTALQAADVTTTRVAVDVGDGGLTVPVTSSSALSMGLEPGTKVQCVTKALSVRVHPRPTS from the coding sequence ATGGCCACGCCCCGCCCCATTCAGCCGCGCACCCCGGCGATCGTCATCGTCGCCGGGGTGTTCGCGGCCCTGTACCTCCTCTTTCCCGTCCTCGCGCTGGCGACGCGCGTGCCCTGGGCCGACCTGGGCGCGATCCTCTCCGAGCCGGACGTCCAGGAGCTCCTGCGCCTCACACTGACGGCGGCCGCGCTGTCGACGCTGATCACCATCGCCGTCGGTGTCCCCCTGGCGGTGTGGATGCAGTCGATGCGCCGCGGCTCCGGGTTCGCCCGCCTTCTCGTCCTGCTCCCCCTGGCCATGCCGCCGGTGGTCTCTGGCCTGGCGCTCAGCGCAGCAATCGGCAACAACGGACTGCTCGCCCCCGTGCTCGACGCGCTGGGCTGGCAGTTCGCCTTCGCCTTCGCCGGCGTCGTCGCGGCCCACGTCTTCATCTCCCTGCCCTTCGTCGTCGTCACGGTCGACGCGGCCCTTCGCCAGCAGGACCGCGAGGTCACGGCCTCCGCGGCGGGCATCGGCATGTCGCCGGGGCGCATCCTGCGCTCCATCACGCTGCCGACCATCGCCCCCGCCATCGCCACGGGTGCTGGCCTGGCCTTCGCCCGCTCCCTCGGCGAGTTCGGCACGACCATCACCTTCGCCGGCTCCATGCCCGGCAAGACACGCACCGTTTCGCTGGCGGTCTACCTGGAGCGCGAGGTCGACCGCGACGGCGCCTACGCGCTGGGCGCAGTGCTCATCATCCTGGCAATCCTCGTCCTCGCGCTCGCGGCGCTGCCGGGCCTGTTCAGGCGCGAGCCGCATCCGCGCCCCCGCCCCATCGCCCCGCTCGACCCCGCCCGGCTCCGGTGCCTCACTGCCCCCGAGAGCGGCGCGGAGGTCGAGGTGGAGGTCGACGGCGTATCAACGACGTTTCCCCGCGACCGCATCACCGCCGTGGTCGGCCCGAACGGCTCCGGCAAGTCCACCCTCGTGGGCATGATCGCCGGCAGGCTCACCGGCGCGCGGGTCACGGTAGGTGGACAGCGCGTCGATAAGCAGCCGGCCCATCGCCGTGGCGTGGTCCTACTGACCCAGAAACCTGGCCTGCCACGCGTGGCCAAGGTCTCCGGAGCCGTCACCATGGCCACCCGGGACCCCGCGCGCACCCGGGAGCTGCTCAATGCTGCCGGCCTATCCTCGCTTCACGACCTTCCCGTCGCCTCCCTCTCCGGCGGCCAGGCCGCCCAGGTGGCGCTCGTGCGCGCCCTGGCCACCCGCCCGCGCGTGCTCATCCTCGATGAGCCGCTCGCCGCCATCGACGTCTCCTCCGCCGCCCGGTGGCGCCAGCTGCTTCGCGCCGCCGCGGCCGACCGGACGACCCTCATGGTCACCCACGATCCCCTCGACGTGGCCGGATTGTCAGACCAGCTCGTGGCCCTGGAGGCGGGCCGGGTGAGCGCGGCCGGCGACACCGGTGAGTTGCTGCGGGTCCCGCCCAGCGACTTTATTGCGAGAATTTCCGGGTTAAACCGTCTGACCGGAGTTATTTCAGAAGTGAAGACTGATAGCGTTACAGTGTCCAATGATAATTTGACCATCACCGGGACCCTGCCCGAGGGAGTTAGCGCTTCCGTCGGGGACGGCGCGGTGGTGACGATCGCACCTGAGGCGACAGTGCTACGGTTGCCGGCGGCGACGGATCCCACGGAATCCGCGCGCAACGTCTGGCCGGGGACCGTGACGGCGCTCCAGGCCGCGGACGTGACCACCACGAGGGTCGCCGTCGATGTCGGCGACGGCGGACTCACCGTCCCCGTCACGTCGTCCTCCGCCCTGAGCATGGGGCTCGAGCCGGGAACGAAGGTCCAGTGCGTAACCAAGGCCCTGTCCGTCAGGGTCCACCCCCGGCCGACCTCGTGA
- the modA gene encoding molybdate ABC transporter substrate-binding protein, protein MYRKFTLATVATVALVGTATLVACSNSGTDEGTTVTTSGSASAADSASAAAPAEAVETQLFGASSTRVINDELTRLAGELDPPQDVALNNDGSGTLVTQLNEGADADVLITADTKSMDQAEADGTVGEPQELAANSMVMVVPAGNPVGIRSVEDLDGVDLVLCDPQVPCGGVSEQLEKLNDLDLTPVSLEGAVGDVLGKVTNGEAEAGWVYRTDALAAGDDVEVIDIPHANEASTTLWVATVNNSPNPEAAEALAKLILSDEVATRLEEAGFTPSN, encoded by the coding sequence ATGTATCGGAAATTCACCCTCGCCACCGTCGCCACCGTCGCCCTCGTCGGCACCGCCACCCTCGTCGCGTGCTCGAACTCAGGCACTGACGAGGGCACCACGGTGACCACATCCGGATCCGCCTCGGCCGCGGACTCCGCCTCGGCAGCGGCCCCCGCCGAGGCCGTCGAGACGCAGCTTTTCGGCGCCTCCTCCACCCGTGTCATCAACGACGAGCTGACCCGCCTGGCCGGCGAGCTCGACCCACCGCAGGATGTCGCCTTGAACAACGACGGTTCCGGCACCCTGGTCACCCAGCTCAACGAGGGAGCGGATGCCGACGTCCTCATCACCGCCGACACGAAGTCCATGGACCAGGCCGAGGCTGACGGCACGGTCGGCGAGCCGCAGGAGCTGGCCGCCAATTCCATGGTCATGGTCGTCCCCGCGGGCAACCCCGTCGGCATCAGGTCCGTCGAGGACCTCGACGGCGTCGACCTCGTGCTGTGCGACCCGCAGGTGCCCTGCGGCGGCGTCTCCGAGCAGCTCGAGAAGCTCAACGACCTCGACCTGACCCCCGTCTCCCTCGAGGGCGCGGTGGGCGACGTGCTGGGCAAGGTCACCAACGGCGAGGCCGAGGCCGGATGGGTCTACCGCACCGATGCTCTTGCCGCAGGTGACGACGTCGAGGTCATCGACATTCCCCATGCCAACGAGGCCTCCACCACCCTCTGGGTCGCCACGGTGAACAACAGCCCGAACCCCGAGGCCGCGGAGGCCCTGGCGAAGCTCATCCTCTCCGACGAGGTCGCCACCAGGCTCGAGGAGGCCGGCTTCACGCCGAGCAACTAG
- the narI gene encoding respiratory nitrate reductase subunit gamma, which produces MSNLEVFLWVAFPWLCIAAFVVGIIWRWRSDQFGWTTHSSQIYESRLLRISSPLFHWGMMLVIVGHLMGLAIPKSWTRAVGLNDGIYHLIATIPGTIAGIMVILGLAGLIYRRVVNRSVFLSTSTSDKTMYVFLAAAIISGFFATLSLQVFGGPHGYDYRETISPWLRQLLILNAQPELMTDVPWQFKVHVIGGFTLMAVWPWTRLVHAFSAPVGYVTRPYVVYRSRDSRTSTHFTARGWEPVRSHTEQLADREAPSRGA; this is translated from the coding sequence TCGCGTTCCCCTGGCTGTGCATCGCGGCGTTTGTCGTCGGGATCATCTGGCGCTGGCGCTCCGACCAGTTCGGCTGGACCACCCACTCCTCCCAGATCTACGAGTCCCGCCTGCTGCGCATCTCCTCGCCGCTGTTCCACTGGGGCATGATGCTGGTCATCGTCGGCCACCTCATGGGCCTGGCCATCCCCAAGTCTTGGACCCGGGCGGTGGGGCTTAACGACGGCATCTACCACCTCATCGCCACCATCCCCGGCACGATCGCGGGCATCATGGTCATCCTCGGCCTCGCCGGGCTCATCTATCGACGCGTAGTCAACCGCTCCGTCTTCCTCTCCACCTCGACCTCGGACAAGACGATGTACGTCTTCCTCGCCGCGGCGATCATCTCCGGCTTCTTCGCCACCCTGTCGCTGCAAGTCTTCGGCGGCCCGCACGGTTACGACTACCGGGAGACCATCTCCCCCTGGCTGCGTCAGCTGCTCATCCTCAACGCCCAGCCGGAGCTCATGACCGACGTGCCGTGGCAGTTCAAGGTGCATGTCATCGGCGGCTTCACCCTCATGGCGGTGTGGCCGTGGACGCGCCTTGTGCACGCCTTCTCCGCCCCGGTCGGCTACGTCACCCGCCCGTACGTGGTCTACCGCTCGCGGGATTCGCGCACGTCGACCCACTTCACGGCCCGCGGCTGGGAGCCGGTGCGCTCGCACACGGAGCAGCTCGCGGACCGGGAGGCCCCGTCCCGCGGCGCGTAA